A genomic window from Salvia hispanica cultivar TCC Black 2014 chromosome 5, UniMelb_Shisp_WGS_1.0, whole genome shotgun sequence includes:
- the LOC125188717 gene encoding probable ADP-ribosylation factor GTPase-activating protein AGD14 isoform X1, producing MGSKREEVRNEKIIRGLMKLPPNRRCINCNSLGPQYVCTNFWTFICMPCSGVHREFTHRVKSVSMAKFTSQEVDELQKGGNQRARELFLKAWDPQSQRLPDNSNPDRVREFIKHVYVDKRYAIEKMPEKPPRDPQTIRSHEDETRRASSYHSFSQSPPYDFQYEERRYGKPIPSLGRKPGSDRGLYDGKLSSFSSPGQSSDQAYDERFANEGSWPRVSDYSVSSGGDPFRSDVLSPNFQRETWSPFSESETSSNFTNEVHGHHTFLHSSKAHDGSRRVGHPQYSYVQRTSSLGSIGSFDSMSFKSVSSVAAAEAQQSVGTSQEKASPLPSLPQSSASSSFNGLDLFNEPFSPQNTTSPKTVCNSQSPETLLPQPLDLFQQSPISSAPTLTEQQPSETLLPATLEFAGLPQPQPIAGFDGMTSDVVMAQKEAWATFDVSQNSLIMGSKNSTPAAVPSSDGNNLLVFNPFSLDHCASNQKDPPSLEHSALTHALWQDNLQNAETTTNNTQEWNAFDYSTGKQPVEYKLEDRGQAPVLYDSNDNRSLGSGVYEVLPSDGNFRTSYGIQPPSTSVSLHSSMALQSFSFVPEAGVHPVATAHKPTNPFDFPCDADLAPTNMTQFWDMSSLQAALPSNQGLATYVNDVNESWFTQNTVPYTPGAVAFDPPNAGSLGYIVGQVPTTHIPSSPAQGPVSSTGGNPFA from the exons ATGGGAAGCAAAAGGGAAGAGGTGAGAAACGAGAAAATTATCAGGGGTTTGATGAAGCTCCCTCCCAATCGCCGATGCATCAACTGCAACAGCTTG GGTCCCCAATATGTGTGCACGAACTTTTGGACATTTATTTGTATGCCGTGCAGTGGAGTGCA CCGTGAGTTCACTCATCGTGTTAAGTCTGTTTCCATGGCTAAGTTTACTTCTCAAGAAGTGGATGAACTTCAGAAAGGTGGTAATCAG cgTGCACGGGAGTTATTTTTGAAGGCCTGGGACCCACAAAGCCAGAGGCTTCCAGATAATAG CAATCCTGATAGAGTTCGTGAGTTTATAAAGCATGTTTATGTGGACAAGAGATATGCTATTGAAAAGATGCCTGAAAAGCCTCCGAGAGATCCTCAG ACCATAAGAAGCCATGAAGATGAGACGAGGCGAGCAAGCTCTTATCATTCTTTCTCTCAAAGTCCACCTTATGATTTTCAATATGAAGAAAGGCGTTATGGGAAGCCCATACCTTCACTTGGCAGAAAACCCGGTTCAGACCGCGGTCTTTACGATGGGAAGTTGTCTAGTTTCTCGAGTCCTGGTCAATCTAGTGATCAAGCATATGATGAGAGGTTTGCAAATGAGGGATCTTGGCCTAGAGTTTCAGATTATTCTGTCTCTAGTGGAGGCGATCCATTCAGATCTGATGTGCTCTCACCTAACTTCCAGAGAGAAACCTGGAGCCCCTTCAGTGAAAGCGAGACTTCGAGTAATTTCACAAATGAGGTGCACGGGCATCACACGTTTTTACATAGTTCAAAAGCACATGATGGAAGTAGGAGAGTCGGGCATCCACAG TATTCTTATGTGCAGAGAACTTCATCTTTGGGAAGTATCGGATCATTTGATTCCATGTCCTTCAAATCTGTAAGCTCAGTGGCTGCTGCTGAAGCCCAACAGtctgttgggacatcccaagaAAAAGCTTCACCACTTCCCTCTCTTCCTCAATCTTCAGCATCCAGTAGCTTCAATGGTTTGGACCTCTTCAATGAACCCTTTTCTCCACAAAACACCACTTCTCCTAAAACTGTTTGCAATTCGCAATCACCAGAGACATTGTTACCCCAACCCCTTGATTTGTTTCAGCAATCTCCTATATCTTCAGCTCCAACTCTCACAGAGCAGCAACCATCAGAAACTCTACTACCTGCAACATTAGAATTCGCGGGGCTGCCTCAGCCACAACCAATTGCTGGCTTCGATGGCATGACTTCTGATGTGGTGATGGCACAGAAAGAAGCATGGGCAACTTTTGATGTATCTCAGAACTCATTGATTATGGGCAGTAAAAATTCTACCCCTGCTGCTGTGCCATCGTCTGATGGAAATAATCTGCTAGTTTTTAACCCTTTCTCACTTGATCATTGTGCATCTAATCAAAAGGACCCACCAAGTCTTGAACATAGTGCGTTGACACATGCACTCTGGCAGGACAACCTACAAAATGCCGAAACCACCACAAATAACACTCAG GAATGGAATGCATTCGATTATTCCACTGGAAAACAACCAGTTGAATACAAACTAGAAGATAGAGGTCAAGCTCCAGTTCTATATGATTCAAATGATAATAGATCTCTTGGCAGTGGTGTGTATGAG GTTCTGCCTAGCGATGGGAATTTTAGAACTTCATATGGGATCCAACCTCCTTCAACTAGTGTATCTTTGCATTCGAGTATGGCATTGCAGAGTTTCTCCTTTGTTCCGGAG GCTGGAGTACATCCAGTTGCAACTGCCCATAAGCCTACAAATCCATTTGATTTTCCCTGTGATGCAGACTTGGCACCAACTAATATG ACTCAATTCTGGGACATGAGCTCGTTGCAAGCAGCTCTTCCGAGTAATCAGGGACTGGCTACTTATGTTAATGATGTGAATGAATCGTGGTTTACCCAAAATACAGTTCCATATACCCCTGGTGCTGTTGCATTTGACCCTCCAAATG CAGGCTCTTTGGGGTATATAGTCGGGCAAGTGCCAACCACCCACATACC GAGCAGTCCTGCTCAAGGCCCTGTTTCATCCACCGGGGGCAATCCTTTTGCATAG
- the LOC125188717 gene encoding probable ADP-ribosylation factor GTPase-activating protein AGD14 isoform X2 — translation MGSKREEVRNEKIIRGLMKLPPNRRCINCNSLGPQYVCTNFWTFICMPCSGVHREFTHRVKSVSMAKFTSQEVDELQKGGNQRARELFLKAWDPQSQRLPDNSNPDRVREFIKHVYVDKRYAIEKMPEKPPRDPQTIRSHEDETRRASSYHSFSQSPPYDFQYEERRYGKPIPSLGRKPGSDRGLYDGKLSSFSSPGQSSDQAYDERFANEGSWPRVSDYSVSSGGDPFRSDVLSPNFQRETWSPFSESETSSNFTNEVHGHHTFLHSSKAHDGSRRVGHPQYSYVQRTSSLGSIGSFDSMSFKSVSSVAAAEAQQSVGTSQEKASPLPSLPQSSASSSFNGLDLFNEPFSPQNTTSPKTVCNSQSPETLLPQPLDLFQQSPISSAPTLTEQQPSETLLPATLEFAGLPQPQPIAGFDGMTSDVVMAQKEAWATFDVSQNSLIMGSKNSTPAAVPSSDGNNLLVFNPFSLDHCASNQKDPPSLEHSALTHALWQDNLQNAETTTNNTQEWNAFDYSTGKQPVEYKLEDRGQAPVLYDSNDNRSLGSGVYEVLPSDGNFRTSYGIQPPSTSVSLHSSMALQSFSFVPEAGVHPVATAHKPTNPFDFPCDADLAPTNMTQFWDMSSLQAALPSNQGLATYVNDVNESWFTQNTVPYTPGAVAFDPPNGSLGYIVGQVPTTHIPSSPAQGPVSSTGGNPFA, via the exons ATGGGAAGCAAAAGGGAAGAGGTGAGAAACGAGAAAATTATCAGGGGTTTGATGAAGCTCCCTCCCAATCGCCGATGCATCAACTGCAACAGCTTG GGTCCCCAATATGTGTGCACGAACTTTTGGACATTTATTTGTATGCCGTGCAGTGGAGTGCA CCGTGAGTTCACTCATCGTGTTAAGTCTGTTTCCATGGCTAAGTTTACTTCTCAAGAAGTGGATGAACTTCAGAAAGGTGGTAATCAG cgTGCACGGGAGTTATTTTTGAAGGCCTGGGACCCACAAAGCCAGAGGCTTCCAGATAATAG CAATCCTGATAGAGTTCGTGAGTTTATAAAGCATGTTTATGTGGACAAGAGATATGCTATTGAAAAGATGCCTGAAAAGCCTCCGAGAGATCCTCAG ACCATAAGAAGCCATGAAGATGAGACGAGGCGAGCAAGCTCTTATCATTCTTTCTCTCAAAGTCCACCTTATGATTTTCAATATGAAGAAAGGCGTTATGGGAAGCCCATACCTTCACTTGGCAGAAAACCCGGTTCAGACCGCGGTCTTTACGATGGGAAGTTGTCTAGTTTCTCGAGTCCTGGTCAATCTAGTGATCAAGCATATGATGAGAGGTTTGCAAATGAGGGATCTTGGCCTAGAGTTTCAGATTATTCTGTCTCTAGTGGAGGCGATCCATTCAGATCTGATGTGCTCTCACCTAACTTCCAGAGAGAAACCTGGAGCCCCTTCAGTGAAAGCGAGACTTCGAGTAATTTCACAAATGAGGTGCACGGGCATCACACGTTTTTACATAGTTCAAAAGCACATGATGGAAGTAGGAGAGTCGGGCATCCACAG TATTCTTATGTGCAGAGAACTTCATCTTTGGGAAGTATCGGATCATTTGATTCCATGTCCTTCAAATCTGTAAGCTCAGTGGCTGCTGCTGAAGCCCAACAGtctgttgggacatcccaagaAAAAGCTTCACCACTTCCCTCTCTTCCTCAATCTTCAGCATCCAGTAGCTTCAATGGTTTGGACCTCTTCAATGAACCCTTTTCTCCACAAAACACCACTTCTCCTAAAACTGTTTGCAATTCGCAATCACCAGAGACATTGTTACCCCAACCCCTTGATTTGTTTCAGCAATCTCCTATATCTTCAGCTCCAACTCTCACAGAGCAGCAACCATCAGAAACTCTACTACCTGCAACATTAGAATTCGCGGGGCTGCCTCAGCCACAACCAATTGCTGGCTTCGATGGCATGACTTCTGATGTGGTGATGGCACAGAAAGAAGCATGGGCAACTTTTGATGTATCTCAGAACTCATTGATTATGGGCAGTAAAAATTCTACCCCTGCTGCTGTGCCATCGTCTGATGGAAATAATCTGCTAGTTTTTAACCCTTTCTCACTTGATCATTGTGCATCTAATCAAAAGGACCCACCAAGTCTTGAACATAGTGCGTTGACACATGCACTCTGGCAGGACAACCTACAAAATGCCGAAACCACCACAAATAACACTCAG GAATGGAATGCATTCGATTATTCCACTGGAAAACAACCAGTTGAATACAAACTAGAAGATAGAGGTCAAGCTCCAGTTCTATATGATTCAAATGATAATAGATCTCTTGGCAGTGGTGTGTATGAG GTTCTGCCTAGCGATGGGAATTTTAGAACTTCATATGGGATCCAACCTCCTTCAACTAGTGTATCTTTGCATTCGAGTATGGCATTGCAGAGTTTCTCCTTTGTTCCGGAG GCTGGAGTACATCCAGTTGCAACTGCCCATAAGCCTACAAATCCATTTGATTTTCCCTGTGATGCAGACTTGGCACCAACTAATATG ACTCAATTCTGGGACATGAGCTCGTTGCAAGCAGCTCTTCCGAGTAATCAGGGACTGGCTACTTATGTTAATGATGTGAATGAATCGTGGTTTACCCAAAATACAGTTCCATATACCCCTGGTGCTGTTGCATTTGACCCTCCAAATG GCTCTTTGGGGTATATAGTCGGGCAAGTGCCAACCACCCACATACC GAGCAGTCCTGCTCAAGGCCCTGTTTCATCCACCGGGGGCAATCCTTTTGCATAG
- the LOC125188717 gene encoding probable ADP-ribosylation factor GTPase-activating protein AGD14 isoform X4, with translation MGSKREEVRNEKIIRGLMKLPPNRRCINCNSLGPQYVCTNFWTFICMPCSGVHREFTHRVKSVSMAKFTSQEVDELQKGGNQRARELFLKAWDPQSQRLPDNSNPDRVREFIKHVYVDKRYAIEKMPEKPPRDPQTIRSHEDETRRASSYHSFSQSPPYDFQYEERRYGKPIPSLGRKPGSDRGLYDGKLSSFSSPGQSSDQAYDERFANEGSWPRVSDYSVSSGGDPFRSDVLSPNFQRETWSPFSESETSSNFTNEVHGHHTFLHSSKAHDGSRRVGHPQRTSSLGSIGSFDSMSFKSVSSVAAAEAQQSVGTSQEKASPLPSLPQSSASSSFNGLDLFNEPFSPQNTTSPKTVCNSQSPETLLPQPLDLFQQSPISSAPTLTEQQPSETLLPATLEFAGLPQPQPIAGFDGMTSDVVMAQKEAWATFDVSQNSLIMGSKNSTPAAVPSSDGNNLLVFNPFSLDHCASNQKDPPSLEHSALTHALWQDNLQNAETTTNNTQEWNAFDYSTGKQPVEYKLEDRGQAPVLYDSNDNRSLGSGVYEVLPSDGNFRTSYGIQPPSTSVSLHSSMALQSFSFVPEAGVHPVATAHKPTNPFDFPCDADLAPTNMTQFWDMSSLQAALPSNQGLATYVNDVNESWFTQNTVPYTPGAVAFDPPNGSLGYIVGQVPTTHIPSSPAQGPVSSTGGNPFA, from the exons ATGGGAAGCAAAAGGGAAGAGGTGAGAAACGAGAAAATTATCAGGGGTTTGATGAAGCTCCCTCCCAATCGCCGATGCATCAACTGCAACAGCTTG GGTCCCCAATATGTGTGCACGAACTTTTGGACATTTATTTGTATGCCGTGCAGTGGAGTGCA CCGTGAGTTCACTCATCGTGTTAAGTCTGTTTCCATGGCTAAGTTTACTTCTCAAGAAGTGGATGAACTTCAGAAAGGTGGTAATCAG cgTGCACGGGAGTTATTTTTGAAGGCCTGGGACCCACAAAGCCAGAGGCTTCCAGATAATAG CAATCCTGATAGAGTTCGTGAGTTTATAAAGCATGTTTATGTGGACAAGAGATATGCTATTGAAAAGATGCCTGAAAAGCCTCCGAGAGATCCTCAG ACCATAAGAAGCCATGAAGATGAGACGAGGCGAGCAAGCTCTTATCATTCTTTCTCTCAAAGTCCACCTTATGATTTTCAATATGAAGAAAGGCGTTATGGGAAGCCCATACCTTCACTTGGCAGAAAACCCGGTTCAGACCGCGGTCTTTACGATGGGAAGTTGTCTAGTTTCTCGAGTCCTGGTCAATCTAGTGATCAAGCATATGATGAGAGGTTTGCAAATGAGGGATCTTGGCCTAGAGTTTCAGATTATTCTGTCTCTAGTGGAGGCGATCCATTCAGATCTGATGTGCTCTCACCTAACTTCCAGAGAGAAACCTGGAGCCCCTTCAGTGAAAGCGAGACTTCGAGTAATTTCACAAATGAGGTGCACGGGCATCACACGTTTTTACATAGTTCAAAAGCACATGATGGAAGTAGGAGAGTCGGGCATCCACAG AGAACTTCATCTTTGGGAAGTATCGGATCATTTGATTCCATGTCCTTCAAATCTGTAAGCTCAGTGGCTGCTGCTGAAGCCCAACAGtctgttgggacatcccaagaAAAAGCTTCACCACTTCCCTCTCTTCCTCAATCTTCAGCATCCAGTAGCTTCAATGGTTTGGACCTCTTCAATGAACCCTTTTCTCCACAAAACACCACTTCTCCTAAAACTGTTTGCAATTCGCAATCACCAGAGACATTGTTACCCCAACCCCTTGATTTGTTTCAGCAATCTCCTATATCTTCAGCTCCAACTCTCACAGAGCAGCAACCATCAGAAACTCTACTACCTGCAACATTAGAATTCGCGGGGCTGCCTCAGCCACAACCAATTGCTGGCTTCGATGGCATGACTTCTGATGTGGTGATGGCACAGAAAGAAGCATGGGCAACTTTTGATGTATCTCAGAACTCATTGATTATGGGCAGTAAAAATTCTACCCCTGCTGCTGTGCCATCGTCTGATGGAAATAATCTGCTAGTTTTTAACCCTTTCTCACTTGATCATTGTGCATCTAATCAAAAGGACCCACCAAGTCTTGAACATAGTGCGTTGACACATGCACTCTGGCAGGACAACCTACAAAATGCCGAAACCACCACAAATAACACTCAG GAATGGAATGCATTCGATTATTCCACTGGAAAACAACCAGTTGAATACAAACTAGAAGATAGAGGTCAAGCTCCAGTTCTATATGATTCAAATGATAATAGATCTCTTGGCAGTGGTGTGTATGAG GTTCTGCCTAGCGATGGGAATTTTAGAACTTCATATGGGATCCAACCTCCTTCAACTAGTGTATCTTTGCATTCGAGTATGGCATTGCAGAGTTTCTCCTTTGTTCCGGAG GCTGGAGTACATCCAGTTGCAACTGCCCATAAGCCTACAAATCCATTTGATTTTCCCTGTGATGCAGACTTGGCACCAACTAATATG ACTCAATTCTGGGACATGAGCTCGTTGCAAGCAGCTCTTCCGAGTAATCAGGGACTGGCTACTTATGTTAATGATGTGAATGAATCGTGGTTTACCCAAAATACAGTTCCATATACCCCTGGTGCTGTTGCATTTGACCCTCCAAATG GCTCTTTGGGGTATATAGTCGGGCAAGTGCCAACCACCCACATACC GAGCAGTCCTGCTCAAGGCCCTGTTTCATCCACCGGGGGCAATCCTTTTGCATAG
- the LOC125188717 gene encoding probable ADP-ribosylation factor GTPase-activating protein AGD14 isoform X3 — MGSKREEVRNEKIIRGLMKLPPNRRCINCNSLGPQYVCTNFWTFICMPCSGVHREFTHRVKSVSMAKFTSQEVDELQKGGNQRARELFLKAWDPQSQRLPDNSNPDRVREFIKHVYVDKRYAIEKMPEKPPRDPQTIRSHEDETRRASSYHSFSQSPPYDFQYEERRYGKPIPSLGRKPGSDRGLYDGKLSSFSSPGQSSDQAYDERFANEGSWPRVSDYSVSSGGDPFRSDVLSPNFQRETWSPFSESETSSNFTNEVHGHHTFLHSSKAHDGSRRVGHPQRTSSLGSIGSFDSMSFKSVSSVAAAEAQQSVGTSQEKASPLPSLPQSSASSSFNGLDLFNEPFSPQNTTSPKTVCNSQSPETLLPQPLDLFQQSPISSAPTLTEQQPSETLLPATLEFAGLPQPQPIAGFDGMTSDVVMAQKEAWATFDVSQNSLIMGSKNSTPAAVPSSDGNNLLVFNPFSLDHCASNQKDPPSLEHSALTHALWQDNLQNAETTTNNTQEWNAFDYSTGKQPVEYKLEDRGQAPVLYDSNDNRSLGSGVYEVLPSDGNFRTSYGIQPPSTSVSLHSSMALQSFSFVPEAGVHPVATAHKPTNPFDFPCDADLAPTNMTQFWDMSSLQAALPSNQGLATYVNDVNESWFTQNTVPYTPGAVAFDPPNAGSLGYIVGQVPTTHIPSSPAQGPVSSTGGNPFA, encoded by the exons ATGGGAAGCAAAAGGGAAGAGGTGAGAAACGAGAAAATTATCAGGGGTTTGATGAAGCTCCCTCCCAATCGCCGATGCATCAACTGCAACAGCTTG GGTCCCCAATATGTGTGCACGAACTTTTGGACATTTATTTGTATGCCGTGCAGTGGAGTGCA CCGTGAGTTCACTCATCGTGTTAAGTCTGTTTCCATGGCTAAGTTTACTTCTCAAGAAGTGGATGAACTTCAGAAAGGTGGTAATCAG cgTGCACGGGAGTTATTTTTGAAGGCCTGGGACCCACAAAGCCAGAGGCTTCCAGATAATAG CAATCCTGATAGAGTTCGTGAGTTTATAAAGCATGTTTATGTGGACAAGAGATATGCTATTGAAAAGATGCCTGAAAAGCCTCCGAGAGATCCTCAG ACCATAAGAAGCCATGAAGATGAGACGAGGCGAGCAAGCTCTTATCATTCTTTCTCTCAAAGTCCACCTTATGATTTTCAATATGAAGAAAGGCGTTATGGGAAGCCCATACCTTCACTTGGCAGAAAACCCGGTTCAGACCGCGGTCTTTACGATGGGAAGTTGTCTAGTTTCTCGAGTCCTGGTCAATCTAGTGATCAAGCATATGATGAGAGGTTTGCAAATGAGGGATCTTGGCCTAGAGTTTCAGATTATTCTGTCTCTAGTGGAGGCGATCCATTCAGATCTGATGTGCTCTCACCTAACTTCCAGAGAGAAACCTGGAGCCCCTTCAGTGAAAGCGAGACTTCGAGTAATTTCACAAATGAGGTGCACGGGCATCACACGTTTTTACATAGTTCAAAAGCACATGATGGAAGTAGGAGAGTCGGGCATCCACAG AGAACTTCATCTTTGGGAAGTATCGGATCATTTGATTCCATGTCCTTCAAATCTGTAAGCTCAGTGGCTGCTGCTGAAGCCCAACAGtctgttgggacatcccaagaAAAAGCTTCACCACTTCCCTCTCTTCCTCAATCTTCAGCATCCAGTAGCTTCAATGGTTTGGACCTCTTCAATGAACCCTTTTCTCCACAAAACACCACTTCTCCTAAAACTGTTTGCAATTCGCAATCACCAGAGACATTGTTACCCCAACCCCTTGATTTGTTTCAGCAATCTCCTATATCTTCAGCTCCAACTCTCACAGAGCAGCAACCATCAGAAACTCTACTACCTGCAACATTAGAATTCGCGGGGCTGCCTCAGCCACAACCAATTGCTGGCTTCGATGGCATGACTTCTGATGTGGTGATGGCACAGAAAGAAGCATGGGCAACTTTTGATGTATCTCAGAACTCATTGATTATGGGCAGTAAAAATTCTACCCCTGCTGCTGTGCCATCGTCTGATGGAAATAATCTGCTAGTTTTTAACCCTTTCTCACTTGATCATTGTGCATCTAATCAAAAGGACCCACCAAGTCTTGAACATAGTGCGTTGACACATGCACTCTGGCAGGACAACCTACAAAATGCCGAAACCACCACAAATAACACTCAG GAATGGAATGCATTCGATTATTCCACTGGAAAACAACCAGTTGAATACAAACTAGAAGATAGAGGTCAAGCTCCAGTTCTATATGATTCAAATGATAATAGATCTCTTGGCAGTGGTGTGTATGAG GTTCTGCCTAGCGATGGGAATTTTAGAACTTCATATGGGATCCAACCTCCTTCAACTAGTGTATCTTTGCATTCGAGTATGGCATTGCAGAGTTTCTCCTTTGTTCCGGAG GCTGGAGTACATCCAGTTGCAACTGCCCATAAGCCTACAAATCCATTTGATTTTCCCTGTGATGCAGACTTGGCACCAACTAATATG ACTCAATTCTGGGACATGAGCTCGTTGCAAGCAGCTCTTCCGAGTAATCAGGGACTGGCTACTTATGTTAATGATGTGAATGAATCGTGGTTTACCCAAAATACAGTTCCATATACCCCTGGTGCTGTTGCATTTGACCCTCCAAATG CAGGCTCTTTGGGGTATATAGTCGGGCAAGTGCCAACCACCCACATACC GAGCAGTCCTGCTCAAGGCCCTGTTTCATCCACCGGGGGCAATCCTTTTGCATAG
- the LOC125187304 gene encoding chaperone protein dnaJ 72-like: MDHYKILGVHKSATKEEIKQAFRKLAMEFHPDKHSQSPKSLKESATVKFKQLSEAYETLIDDRKRADYNLRRNAYAPNPNQSKRYDYHYSGGGYSYRDPYANRYSGSARRGGRGFVRFEMGLRCLTTKSFLLNATLFSILLGGMYIIDASGKALWKMQNTGKSFEETMESIEKAKASKDNSD; encoded by the exons ATGGACCATTACAAGATTTTGGGGGTTCATAAGAGCGCGACCAAGGAAGAGATCAAGCAAGCTTTCCGTAAATTGGCCATGGAATTTCACCCCGACAAACACTCTCAATCTCCCAAGAGCTTGAAAGAGTCCGCCACCGTCAAATTCAAGCAGCTTTCGGAGGCCTACGAGACTCTCATCGACGATCGCAAGCGCGCCGATTACAATCTCAGAAGAAACGCGTACGCCCCTAATCCAAATCAAAGTAAGCGATACGATTACCACTACAGCGGCGGCGGATATAGCTATAGAGATCCTTATGCTAATAGGTATAGTGGTTCGGCGAGAAGAGGCGGCCGCGGTTTCGTGAGATTTGAGATGGGGCTTCGCTGTCTCACCACAAAAAGTTTTCTTCTCAATGCCACTCTTTTCAG TATCTTGTTAGGTGGGATGTATATCATTGATGCTAGCGGCAAGGCACTATGGAAGATGCAGAATACGGGG AAATCTTTCGAAGAGACGATGGAGTCCATTGAAAAAGCTAAAGCTAGCAAGGATAACTCAGATTGA
- the LOC125186779 gene encoding leucine-rich repeat protein 1-like, with product MATIELLLIVCLAVVASVRGISEVDALNAFRQSLTDPDKVLENWDPNLVSPCTWFHVTCNDDDRVTRVDLGNSNLSGHLVPELGKLEHLQYLELYKNNIQGTIPTELGNLKNLISLDLYNNNISGKIPPSLGNLKSLVFLRLNDNRLNGPIPRVLTGISSLKVVDVSNNNLCGTIPTSGSFEHIPSNNFENNPRLEGPELQGLATYDTNCS from the exons ATGGCTACCATTGAATTGCTGCTAATCGTATGCCTAGCCGTCGTTGCGTCAGTGCGTGGGATTTCCGAGGTCGACGCGCTCAACGCGTTTCGCCAGAGCTTGACTGACCCGGATAAGGTGCTTGAGAACTGGGATCCCAACCTCGTCAGCCCTTGCACCTGGTTCCACGTCACCTGCAATGATGATGACCGCGTCACCCGCGT GGACCTCGGTAACTCGAATTTGTCTGGTCATCTAGTGCCTGAGCTTGGGAAGCTTGAGCATCTTCAGTATCT GGAGCTTTACAAAAATAACATTCAAGGGACAATCCCGACTGAGCTTGGTAACTTGAAGAACCTAATTAGCTTGGATCTATACAACAACAACATATCCGGCAAAATACCTCCATCACTCGGAAACTTGAAGTCACTCGTTTTTTT GCGTCTCAATGATAATCGACTAAATGGGCCGATCCCAAGGGTTCTTACTGGTATTTCTTCATTGAAAGTTGT GGATGTTTCAAATAACAATTTGTGTGGCACTATACCTACCAGTGGTTCATTTGAGCACATCCCCTCAAACAA CTTTGAGAACAACCCTCGCCTGGAAGGGCCAGAGCTGCAGGGGCTTGCTACTTATGATACAAACTGCTCATGA
- the LOC125188067 gene encoding calmodulin-7, whose amino-acid sequence MADQLTDDQISEFKEAFSLFDKDGDGCITTKELGTVMRSLGQNPTEAELQDMINEVDADGNGTIDFPEFLNLMARKMKDTDSEEELKEAFRVFDKDQNGFISAAELRHVMTNLGEKLTDEEVDEMIREADVDGDGQINYEEFVKVMMAK is encoded by the exons ATGGCGGATCAGTTGACGGACGATCAGATCTCTGAGTTCAAGGAGGCCTTCAGCCTTTTCGACAAGGACGGCGATg GTTGCATCACGACGAAGGAGCTGGGTACTGTGATGAGATCCCTCGGTCAGAACCCAACTGAGGCTGAGCTCCAAGACATGATCAACGAGGTCGATGCTGATGGGAATGGAACCATTGACTTCCCGGAGTTCTTGAACCTCATGGCTAGGAAGATGAAGGACACCGACTCTGAGGAGGAGCTCAAAGAGGCGTTCCGTGTCTTCGACAAGGACCAGAACGGTTTCATCTCTGCTGCTGAGCTGCGCCATGTGATGACAAACCTGGGCGAGAAGCTGACCGATGAGGAAGTAGATGAGATGATCAGGGAGGCCGACGTCGACGGGGATGGCCAAATCAACTACGAAGAGTTTGTCAAGGTTATGATGGCCAAGTAA